A single region of the Pseudokineococcus lusitanus genome encodes:
- a CDS encoding phosphoadenylyl-sulfate reductase → MTAVEHVHPGLAAGVAAAGLGVPRVRPPGATPRPVPSDRLARTEQPRADVPRRRTRSEAELRELAAEGQRRFGDAEGVEGALAVLRWVSEELGDGVAVASSMANAVLPHLAARARPGVDVLFLETGYHFPETLRTRDDVRASMDVTVVDVTAPLTVAEQDARYGARLHDRDPGLCCAMRKVEPLRAQLAGYDAWVTGVRREETSTRTGAPVVSFDEKHGLVKVNPIAGWSWDDLVGYAEEHGVLLNPLLLDGFPSIGCAPCTARVAPGADPRSGRWAGLGKTECGIHT, encoded by the coding sequence ATGACCGCCGTGGAGCACGTCCACCCCGGGCTGGCCGCGGGCGTCGCGGCGGCCGGCCTCGGCGTGCCGCGGGTGCGGCCGCCCGGGGCGACGCCGCGGCCCGTGCCGTCGGACCGCCTGGCCCGCACCGAGCAGCCGCGGGCCGACGTCCCCCGGCGGCGCACCCGCTCCGAGGCGGAGCTGCGCGAGCTCGCCGCCGAGGGGCAGCGCCGGTTCGGCGACGCCGAGGGCGTCGAGGGCGCCCTGGCGGTCCTGCGCTGGGTCTCCGAGGAGCTGGGCGACGGCGTCGCCGTGGCCTCGTCCATGGCCAACGCCGTCCTCCCGCACCTCGCGGCGCGGGCGCGGCCCGGCGTCGACGTGCTCTTCCTCGAGACCGGCTACCACTTCCCGGAGACGCTGCGGACGCGCGACGACGTCCGCGCGTCGATGGACGTCACCGTCGTGGACGTCACGGCCCCGCTGACGGTCGCCGAGCAGGACGCCCGCTACGGCGCGCGCCTGCACGACCGCGACCCGGGGCTGTGCTGCGCGATGCGCAAGGTCGAGCCGCTGCGGGCGCAGCTCGCCGGCTACGACGCGTGGGTGACGGGCGTGCGCCGCGAGGAGACGTCGACCCGCACGGGCGCGCCGGTCGTGTCCTTCGACGAGAAGCACGGGCTCGTCAAGGTCAACCCCATCGCCGGCTGGAGCTGGGACGACCTCGTCGGCTACGCCGAGGAGCACGGCGTCCTGCTGAACCCGCTCCTGCTGGACGGGTTCCCGTCGATCGGCTGCGCTCCCTGCACGGCACGGGTGGCACCGGGCGCCGACCCGCGCTCCGGGCGCTGGGCCGGGCTCGGCAAGACCGAGTGCGGCATCCACACCTGA
- the cobA gene encoding uroporphyrinogen-III C-methyltransferase, with translation MTDLLPLHLRLDGRRVVVVGGGAVAARSVEGLLAAGGDVHVVAPAAGPAVAALAAAGRVRWDPRGYADGDLDGAWLVVTATGVPAVDAAVSAGADRRRLWCLDRGDAARATAWTPAVARVDDVVVSVGAGGDPRRAGRLARGVAAALERGDLPLRRSRPRAAGRVALVGGGPGDVGLLTLRGRRLLAEADVVVVDRLGPRGVLEDLDEDVLVVDVGKTSGNHPVPQERINELLVEHGLAGRLVVRLKGGDPYVLGRGGEELAACRAAGLDVEVVPGVTSAVSVPAAAGIPVTHRGVARGVTVLTGHEDLAATPAALAGVPLEQHTVVLLMGVSALRASAAALVAAGRSPATPVAVVEDGYGPRQRATFGTLADVADVAAAAGVRPPAVVVVGDVVRLAPGWPGARPGAVPGEGRGA, from the coding sequence GTGACCGACCTCCTCCCGCTGCACCTGCGGCTCGACGGGCGGCGCGTCGTCGTCGTCGGGGGCGGCGCGGTGGCGGCGCGGTCCGTCGAGGGCCTGCTCGCCGCCGGCGGCGACGTCCACGTCGTGGCGCCCGCGGCCGGGCCGGCCGTCGCGGCCCTCGCCGCCGCGGGCCGGGTCCGGTGGGACCCCCGCGGCTACGCCGACGGCGACCTGGACGGCGCGTGGCTGGTGGTCACGGCCACGGGCGTGCCCGCCGTGGACGCGGCGGTCTCCGCCGGGGCCGATCGCCGTCGGCTCTGGTGCCTCGACCGCGGCGACGCCGCCCGCGCCACCGCGTGGACGCCCGCCGTGGCGCGCGTGGACGACGTCGTCGTCTCCGTCGGCGCGGGCGGGGACCCGCGCCGCGCCGGTCGTCTCGCCCGCGGCGTCGCGGCCGCGCTGGAGCGGGGCGACCTGCCGCTGCGGCGCTCGCGCCCGCGGGCGGCGGGGCGGGTGGCGCTCGTCGGCGGGGGCCCGGGCGACGTCGGGCTGCTGACGCTCCGCGGGCGCCGGCTGCTCGCGGAGGCGGACGTCGTCGTCGTCGACCGCCTCGGGCCGCGCGGCGTCCTCGAGGACCTCGACGAGGACGTGCTCGTCGTCGACGTCGGCAAGACGTCCGGCAACCACCCGGTGCCGCAGGAGCGGATCAACGAGCTCCTCGTCGAGCACGGCCTCGCGGGGCGGCTCGTCGTCCGCCTCAAGGGCGGCGACCCCTACGTGCTCGGGCGCGGCGGCGAGGAGCTGGCCGCCTGCCGCGCCGCGGGGCTCGACGTCGAGGTGGTGCCGGGCGTGACCTCGGCCGTCTCGGTCCCGGCGGCGGCCGGGATCCCCGTCACCCACCGCGGGGTGGCGCGCGGGGTCACCGTCCTCACGGGGCACGAGGACCTCGCGGCCACGCCGGCGGCGCTGGCCGGCGTCCCGCTCGAGCAGCACACCGTCGTCCTCCTCATGGGCGTCAGCGCCCTGCGGGCCTCCGCCGCGGCCCTCGTCGCCGCCGGCCGCTCGCCGGCCACGCCGGTCGCGGTCGTCGAGGACGGGTACGGGCCCCGTCAGCGCGCGACCTTCGGCACCCTCGCCGACGTCGCGGACGTGGCGGCCGCCGCCGGGGTGCGGCCGCCGGCCGTCGTCGTCGTCGGGGACGTCGTGCGGCTGGCCCCGGGGTGGCCCGGCGCGCGCCCCGGCGCGGTGCCGGGGGAGGGCCGCGGGGCCTAG
- a CDS encoding S10 family peptidase, whose amino-acid sequence MVDDAATAPPPAAGPVRDETVTTHHVLATADGELRYTARAGRVVLHEDHVEDGVWKGRRPRAHVGLTAYTLDGADPTTRPVTFAFNGGPGSSSVWLHLGLLGPRRVVTGDVGALEPPPGRLVDNPESLLAVSDLVFVDPVSTGRSRVVEGERPGDFHGFTADVESVGEVVRQWVSAEGRWLSPKLLAGESYGTTRAAALAEHLQGAGLYLSGLVLVSAVLNFGVLQATPGDDRAYPRYLPFYAATAHRHGRHPGRSLEEVVAEAEAYAEQEYPAVLARGARLAPAERATAVATVARLSGLSEAYVERSDLRVEHLRYFAELLRDEGLVVGRLDSRFTGPAGRGTAEEVDVDPSLDAVLGAYAAASQHLLRAELGVEDTGPFHVFGPGVNEAWSYKEFENASVSVLDRLSRAMRQNPHLKVHVSLGRYDGATTVASAEDDLAHLAVPAERHADVERRYYEAGHMMYVHEPSRLRQSADLADFVRRATARRDGPRPGGAGQSS is encoded by the coding sequence ATGGTCGACGACGCCGCCACCGCGCCCCCTCCCGCCGCCGGCCCCGTCCGCGACGAGACGGTGACGACCCACCACGTCCTCGCCACGGCGGACGGCGAGCTGCGCTACACCGCGCGGGCGGGACGCGTCGTGCTCCACGAGGACCACGTCGAGGACGGCGTGTGGAAGGGCCGCCGACCGAGGGCCCACGTCGGCCTGACCGCGTACACGCTGGACGGCGCGGACCCGACGACGAGGCCGGTGACCTTCGCCTTCAACGGCGGTCCCGGCTCCTCGAGCGTGTGGCTGCACCTGGGGCTCCTGGGGCCGCGCCGCGTCGTCACGGGCGACGTCGGCGCGCTCGAGCCGCCGCCCGGGCGCCTCGTCGACAACCCCGAGTCGCTCCTCGCGGTGAGCGACCTCGTCTTCGTCGACCCCGTCTCGACCGGGCGGAGCCGGGTCGTCGAGGGGGAGCGGCCCGGGGACTTCCACGGGTTCACGGCCGACGTCGAGTCCGTCGGCGAGGTGGTCCGCCAGTGGGTGAGCGCGGAGGGGCGGTGGCTGTCGCCCAAGCTGCTCGCCGGCGAGTCCTACGGGACCACGCGGGCCGCCGCCCTCGCGGAGCACCTGCAGGGCGCCGGCCTGTACCTCTCGGGCCTCGTGCTCGTCTCCGCGGTCCTCAACTTCGGCGTGCTGCAGGCGACGCCGGGCGACGACCGCGCCTACCCGCGGTACCTGCCCTTCTACGCGGCCACGGCGCACCGGCACGGCCGGCACCCCGGCCGCTCGCTGGAGGAGGTCGTCGCCGAGGCGGAGGCCTACGCGGAGCAGGAGTACCCGGCCGTCCTGGCCCGGGGCGCCCGGCTCGCGCCGGCCGAGCGGGCGACGGCCGTCGCGACGGTGGCCCGCCTGTCCGGCCTGTCGGAGGCCTACGTGGAGCGGTCGGACCTCCGGGTGGAGCACCTGCGCTACTTCGCCGAGCTCCTGCGCGACGAGGGGCTCGTCGTCGGGCGGCTGGACTCGCGCTTCACCGGTCCGGCCGGCCGCGGGACGGCGGAGGAGGTCGACGTCGACCCGTCCCTCGACGCCGTGCTCGGCGCCTACGCCGCGGCCTCGCAGCACCTGCTGCGGGCCGAGCTGGGCGTCGAGGACACCGGGCCCTTCCACGTCTTCGGCCCGGGCGTCAACGAGGCGTGGAGCTACAAGGAGTTCGAGAACGCCTCGGTGAGCGTCCTCGACCGGCTGTCACGGGCGATGCGGCAGAACCCCCACCTCAAGGTGCACGTGTCCCTCGGCCGCTACGACGGCGCGACGACCGTGGCGAGCGCCGAGGACGACCTGGCGCACCTCGCCGTCCCCGCGGAGCGGCACGCCGACGTCGAGCGCCGGTACTACGAGGCCGGGCACATGATGTACGTCCACGAGCCGAGCCGGCTCCGGCAGAGCGCCGACCTCGCCGACTTCGTCCGCCGGGCGACCGCCCGCCGAGACGGGCCGCGCCCCGGCGGCGCGGGTCAGTCCTCGTAG
- a CDS encoding siderophore-interacting protein — translation MTTTTDRTTATPATAPVRKRVVRERLAAVAVPVGVTAVRTVTPSVLRLTLAGEGLVDMPSLGDDQFFRLLLPRPDQDAPVLPTTERWWPEMQEMPVATRPVLRNYTVRAARPSLGELDVDVVLHGDAGPASRWARRAAVGSRCGVIVQDAGFLPPEGTRHVLVVADATAVPAAAGIVAGLPEGVTATVLAECPTAEDVPEIPVRDGVRTSWHAEGAASLLERVRSTALDADGLYAWVAGEASMATSVRRHLVRHVGLGKDDVYFCGYWRADAPAYED, via the coding sequence GTGACCACCACGACCGACCGCACCACCGCCACGCCCGCCACCGCGCCCGTCCGCAAGCGCGTCGTGCGCGAGCGCCTGGCCGCGGTCGCCGTCCCCGTCGGCGTGACCGCCGTGCGCACCGTGACGCCGTCCGTGCTGCGGCTGACCCTCGCCGGCGAGGGCCTCGTCGACATGCCGTCGCTCGGGGACGACCAGTTCTTCCGCCTCCTCCTGCCGCGGCCCGACCAGGACGCGCCGGTCCTGCCCACCACGGAGCGGTGGTGGCCGGAGATGCAGGAGATGCCGGTCGCGACCCGTCCGGTGCTGCGCAACTACACCGTCCGCGCGGCGCGCCCGTCGCTCGGCGAGCTCGACGTCGACGTCGTCCTGCACGGCGACGCGGGGCCGGCCAGCCGCTGGGCCCGACGGGCCGCCGTCGGCTCGCGCTGCGGCGTCATCGTCCAGGACGCGGGCTTCCTGCCCCCGGAGGGGACGCGCCACGTGCTCGTCGTCGCCGACGCCACGGCCGTCCCCGCGGCGGCGGGCATCGTCGCCGGGCTGCCCGAGGGCGTCACCGCGACGGTGCTCGCCGAGTGCCCCACGGCCGAGGACGTCCCGGAGATCCCCGTCCGTGACGGGGTGCGGACGTCGTGGCACGCGGAGGGCGCGGCCTCGCTGCTCGAGCGGGTGCGCTCCACCGCCCTGGACGCGGACGGGCTGTACGCCTGGGTGGCGGGCGAGGCGTCGATGGCCACGTCGGTGCGGCGCCACCTCGTCCGCCACGTCGGCCTCGGCAAGGACGACGTCTACTTCTGCGGCTACTGGCGCGCGGACGCCCCGGCCTACGAGGACTGA
- a CDS encoding C4-dicarboxylate ABC transporter, with translation MRSSGSRPPAPGRATGTAASAAAATRAGTDGRPRGRELVAHVTPNWFASVMGTGVVAVAASSLPVPAALAPALGVVALGAWALAAMLLVVLAVATALHWRLHRETALAHARHPVMATFYGAPAMALLTVGAGTHLVGQQVVGAGPALVAFAVLWSLGTLLGVATAVVVPFRTAVGAGLAPGGGALPAWMMPVVPPMVSASTGALLVPHLPAGQARLTLLLVLVALFGLSLVAGLMTATLVHGRLLGAGPLPVQAAPTVVITLGVVGQSVTAAHLLAGATASTLGAGSAAAEVTAVLAVGYGAAMTGFGGLLLALAALLVAHAARRGLRFSLTWWSFTFPVGTCVTGASGLAAATGAVAVEALALALFALLLAAWAVVATGTARGTADGRLLRPA, from the coding sequence ATGCGTTCCTCCGGCTCCCGCCCGCCCGCCCCCGGCCGTGCCACGGGGACCGCGGCGAGCGCCGCCGCGGCCACCCGTGCGGGCACGGACGGGCGGCCGCGGGGCCGTGAGCTCGTCGCGCACGTGACGCCCAACTGGTTCGCGTCCGTCATGGGGACCGGCGTCGTCGCCGTCGCGGCGTCCTCGCTGCCCGTCCCCGCCGCCCTCGCCCCCGCGCTCGGCGTCGTCGCGCTCGGGGCGTGGGCGCTCGCCGCGATGCTGCTCGTCGTCCTGGCCGTCGCCACGGCGCTGCACTGGCGGCTGCACCGCGAGACGGCGCTGGCGCACGCCCGGCACCCCGTCATGGCCACCTTCTACGGCGCCCCGGCGATGGCGCTGCTGACGGTCGGCGCCGGTACCCACCTCGTGGGGCAGCAGGTCGTCGGCGCGGGACCCGCGCTCGTGGCCTTCGCGGTGCTGTGGTCGCTCGGCACGCTCCTCGGGGTCGCGACGGCGGTCGTCGTCCCCTTCCGCACCGCCGTCGGCGCGGGCCTCGCCCCGGGCGGCGGGGCGCTGCCCGCCTGGATGATGCCCGTCGTCCCCCCGATGGTCTCGGCGTCCACGGGCGCCCTGCTCGTGCCGCACCTGCCGGCGGGGCAGGCACGTCTCACGCTGCTGCTCGTGCTCGTGGCCCTCTTCGGCCTCTCCCTCGTCGCCGGGCTCATGACGGCGACGCTCGTCCACGGCCGCCTCCTCGGCGCCGGCCCGCTGCCCGTCCAGGCCGCCCCCACCGTCGTCATCACGCTCGGCGTCGTCGGGCAGTCCGTCACGGCCGCGCACCTGCTCGCCGGGGCCACGGCGAGCACGCTGGGGGCGGGGTCCGCCGCGGCGGAGGTGACGGCGGTGCTGGCCGTCGGCTACGGCGCGGCGATGACGGGCTTCGGCGGGCTGCTGCTCGCCCTCGCCGCCCTCCTCGTGGCGCACGCCGCCCGGCGGGGCCTCCGCTTCTCGCTCACCTGGTGGAGCTTCACCTTCCCCGTCGGCACCTGCGTGACGGGCGCGAGCGGCCTGGCCGCGGCGACCGGCGCCGTGGCCGTCGAGGCTCTGGCGCTCGCGCTCTTCGCGCTCCTCCTCGCCGCCTGGGCCGTCGTCGCCACCGGCACCGCCCGCGGCACCGCCGACGGGCGGCTGCTGCGGCCGGCGTGA